Proteins co-encoded in one Halococcoides cellulosivorans genomic window:
- a CDS encoding ABC transporter ATP-binding protein, whose product MSRRPGDASAMSAASSAPLIACESVERTYRRSTGRFRRAGPEVRALDGVSLFVERGEILGIVGPSGSGKSTLLHLLGALDVPTAGQVRIRGQDTAALSARGRRRLRQESVGIVFQRFHLLPALSARSNVAVALIEAGHSKAERRSRAEEALATVGLSDRADHAPGELSGGERQRVAIARALAPDPDIVIADEPTGELDTATGERILDALAAVAEDRAVVLASHDDQAVDRADRVLELRDGRVNGETEG is encoded by the coding sequence ATGTCTCGCCGTCCCGGAGACGCGTCTGCAATGTCCGCCGCGTCGTCCGCGCCGCTGATCGCGTGTGAGTCGGTCGAGCGCACCTACCGTCGATCGACCGGACGATTCCGGCGCGCGGGCCCCGAAGTGCGCGCCCTCGACGGTGTCTCTCTTTTCGTCGAGCGCGGCGAGATTCTGGGGATCGTCGGACCGAGCGGCAGCGGCAAGTCGACACTGCTCCACTTGCTGGGGGCCCTCGACGTGCCCACCGCCGGCCAGGTCCGCATTCGGGGCCAGGACACCGCCGCGTTATCGGCCCGGGGTCGGCGTCGGCTCCGACAGGAGAGCGTCGGGATCGTCTTCCAGCGATTTCACCTCTTGCCCGCGCTGTCCGCGCGGTCGAACGTCGCGGTCGCGCTGATCGAGGCCGGCCATTCCAAGGCCGAGCGGCGATCGCGCGCCGAGGAGGCACTCGCGACGGTCGGGCTCTCGGATCGCGCCGATCACGCACCGGGCGAACTCTCCGGCGGAGAGCGCCAGCGCGTCGCGATCGCACGCGCGCTCGCGCCCGATCCAGACATCGTGATCGCTGACGAGCCGACGGGTGAACTCGACACCGCGACGGGCGAGCGCATTCTCGACGCGCTCGCCGCGGTCGCGGAGGACCGCGCGGTCGTGTTGGCCTCTCACGACGACCAGGCCGTCGACCGGGCCGATCGCGTGCTCGAACTGCGCGACGGCCGCGTGAACGGCGAGACCGAGGGGTGA
- a CDS encoding ABC transporter permease, translating to MRERIHRWLSRRRALVGVGIRRVAGQPSTRVLVTITGIAIAVALLVTIGGVSLGLAGGTVVAGETVDYWIVPDGATARSVVVGVDGPRLGQVHEVTNSIASDDRVAYATPVQVTILPVSAGNRTEYAVLMGVIGPPDGQDSEALPGAALSPSDPHYANGSYAGPRTGEAVVSGATAELLAVGNGDSLALRGDRFTVRAVEDEGLAGELTTAPVVVVHLAELQAATGADEGDLADRILVRAHDRSVRESIGARYPETDVVTGTGLGRDQLSEANLPLAMAIAATITTLVVGVLFVATLMGLEVTDDRRQLAVLAAIGLSGRSRAWIVGTQTIVVAAIGGVAGVGLGIATIAAVNGVAARVAGLGRVALFDPLLIAVGLGVALAIGALAVVYPLWVARRTDPLEAMAR from the coding sequence ATGCGCGAACGGATCCACCGGTGGCTCTCGCGACGACGCGCGCTCGTCGGCGTCGGGATCCGCCGGGTCGCGGGCCAGCCCTCGACGCGCGTGCTCGTGACGATCACGGGCATCGCTATCGCCGTCGCGTTGCTCGTGACCATCGGTGGCGTCTCGCTCGGCCTCGCGGGCGGGACCGTCGTGGCCGGAGAGACCGTCGACTACTGGATCGTCCCCGATGGCGCGACCGCGCGGTCGGTCGTCGTCGGCGTCGACGGGCCACGGCTGGGCCAGGTCCACGAGGTCACGAACTCGATTGCGAGCGACGACCGTGTCGCCTACGCCACGCCCGTCCAGGTGACGATCCTCCCCGTCTCGGCGGGTAATCGCACCGAGTACGCCGTCCTGATGGGCGTGATCGGCCCGCCCGACGGCCAGGACAGCGAGGCGCTTCCCGGCGCGGCGCTCTCGCCGAGCGACCCTCACTACGCGAACGGGAGCTATGCCGGTCCGCGAACGGGCGAGGCCGTCGTCTCCGGCGCGACTGCGGAGTTGCTCGCCGTCGGGAACGGCGATTCGCTCGCTCTGCGGGGCGATCGGTTCACCGTCCGGGCGGTCGAGGATGAGGGCCTCGCGGGCGAACTCACGACCGCGCCCGTGGTCGTCGTCCACCTCGCGGAACTCCAGGCCGCGACCGGGGCCGACGAGGGTGATCTGGCCGATCGCATCCTCGTTCGCGCACACGACCGGTCAGTCCGCGAGTCGATCGGGGCGCGATACCCGGAGACCGACGTCGTGACCGGCACGGGACTCGGCCGCGATCAACTCTCGGAGGCGAACCTGCCGCTGGCGATGGCGATCGCCGCCACGATCACGACACTCGTCGTCGGCGTACTCTTTGTCGCGACGCTGATGGGCCTGGAAGTCACCGACGACCGCCGACAGCTGGCCGTCCTCGCGGCGATCGGGCTCTCCGGACGGTCTCGCGCCTGGATCGTCGGCACCCAGACGATCGTCGTCGCCGCGATCGGTGGGGTCGCCGGCGTCGGCCTCGGGATCGCGACGATCGCCGCGGTGAACGGCGTCGCCGCACGCGTCGCGGGCCTCGGCCGTGTCGCGCTGTTCGACCCCCTGTTGATCGCCGTCGGCCTCGGCGTCGCGCTCGCGATCGGCGCGCTCGCGGTCGTCTACCCGCTCTGGGTCGCTCGCCGGACCGATCCGCTGGAGGCGATGGCGCGATGA